In one Corallococcus soli genomic region, the following are encoded:
- a CDS encoding DUF4265 domain-containing protein: protein MQVELRVRGVPEVPDVTEDVPVEVMGENRFRVLLSPGMVEGLAAGDEFEVIDEESREFRVLKRGGNFCVWYFFPEEEMNRGSEYKLLRERIAEIGGRLDGGGSTTLIFTVPAASGFDRIADFFDEAVLLVKGASWQFSNAYDPILRVPLPWWSREVKG, encoded by the coding sequence GTGCAAGTTGAGTTGCGCGTGCGTGGTGTGCCGGAAGTTCCTGATGTGACTGAGGATGTGCCTGTGGAGGTGATGGGAGAGAATCGATTTCGTGTGTTGCTTTCTCCTGGAATGGTTGAGGGACTGGCGGCAGGTGATGAATTTGAGGTGATTGATGAGGAGAGTCGAGAGTTCAGGGTCTTGAAAAGAGGAGGGAATTTTTGCGTCTGGTATTTTTTTCCGGAAGAGGAGATGAATCGTGGCTCTGAATACAAGTTGTTGCGAGAAAGAATTGCTGAAATAGGGGGGCGACTGGATGGTGGCGGGAGCACGACACTTATTTTTACTGTGCCAGCAGCATCGGGCTTTGATCGGATTGCGGATTTTTTCGATGAGGCTGTCCTGTTGGTGAAGGGCGCGAGTTGGCAGTTTTCGAATGCGTACGATCCGATTTTGAGAGTCCCCCTTCCTTGGTGGAGCCGTGAAGTCAAAGGTTGA